The nucleotide sequence CAGTCAAAGGAATTCCTTAAGAGCACCTTAATTACTTTTCCTTAAATCACCAGAGATGTCCCATGGATACTGCAGAATCAACATACAGCAAACAGCTTCAAAATTGTAGTAGCTTGGCTACAGGGCTGCCATCTAGCCTCAGCCTCAGAATTTAACTCTCCCTGTTTTAACTGGAAATATTAACCAAAATTAGCCTTTCTATTAATCACAAGGACAGATGCCATCACTGGTGATAGCTAACACCAGCAATGCAGACTTCCTTTTCCCTGAGATGGAATTTTCTAACGAGTGTTATGGCTTGTACAGGTTAGAAGTGACTAGTGCAGGTGATGTGAGTATTCTGCAGAGATTTCTGAAGTGTTGCCCTGAACCTTTATGTTAAATGAGAACATAACATAATGTTTTGATGGGAAAGCAGTTGATCGGCAACTGTATGCATTGTTATAAGttaaataaatactgcattGTCCCTGTgaatcttctcttttctgtactAGGAGGGTGTCCGCCCCTCCCCATACGCTTCATCTGGTTGAGCTATTTGGAAATGTCAGCCAAATATTTAAGAGAATATAATGGCTACATAAACTAGAATGAGAAGTTCAGTTTCCTTGTGGGAGGGTGCCAAGGACTATACAGGAGAAATGTAAGGAGGATTCTGCTGTGCTGACTCCTGCTGCAAGATTCTTATTCAGTAACAGCTTTAATTGTAGCACTGAATTTTGTATCTGAATTGTCTTTCCACTAGATCATGTGAATTGCTAAAACTAATTTCTTTAATAGATATTGTTAAAATTGGTAATGTGAGATGGAGTCTCTCAGAATATATTAGAAGtggatatttttctgttgtttctgatTTGGCCCTCTTATGTACATGGATGAATGCGTATGGCAGCATATGTAATGCATAAAATGCATGCGACATCTCTTAATTGTAAACTACCACCAAAAATAAGAATGGGATTCTGCCTATAACAGAGGTCAGCAGCAAGGCTATCAGGAGGAGAGGATTAAATGATCTACATAGGGTTGTATGGAGAgacaggggaaaagaaagctgttGCTTGTATAAATAAAGTGAATTTCATCCTAAACACAGCCTGGGGCTGGAATTGAGTTAAATTCTCAGTGTCTATATGCCCAGGTTATCCTAATTACTGCCTCCCAAGTTTTCAAGCTCTATTTCTGTATCTTACTTCCCTGCAGTACGAGGGGATAGATGAGAGTGAAGATATTGCAAGTAAACAAGATGTGTAACCCTGTTAATTGCATAGTGGTTTTTCCTGGGGTTTGCAGTCACACTCTCTTGGAGGACGCAGCAGTTAGGTTGCCCGTGGTGCTACTGTATTCAGGTATAAAGCAGTACAGAGATGAGAgagttcaaaaggaaaaatgctttctcttgagGAGTTGCAGTGGGCAATGGTTTTGATCTATCATGTTCTGTATACATGGTATGTGTTTGTGTCTATGTAAAACATGCACTGTAAGATGTCAGAAACTGCTTTACTTTCTCTTGTTAGCTCACATTGGTAATACAATTGTTTCCTCAAGTGACTAATGAATCTCACAATAATTCCTATCCTTTAATTCCAATACTGTACCATTGCCTCATGTCCTTGTTACAGAATCAGTGCCATGGAGGTTTTAAGTAATTGCCAGATTCTGTCCAAAGGCTACCTGGGACTGAAAATCTAACAGGAATTGGTACTAATTATATATATGCGTGTgtatagatatgtatatatatttttttcttttgaggaggaGTTTTACAGTCGGTGAGAACAAGAATGGTCTCTACTTTTGGAATAACCAGGCAAAATCTACTTCCTATCTTCTATAGCAATTTAGTAATTCATGCTAGATGATGACAGGGTTAACATCTAGGTATCTTTGAAGGAAATTCCACAGATACAGAAATAGCACATAACCAGTACCTTTTCTGGCCTGCTGAAGGTACTTGGCCAACAAAGCTCCAATGCTAGCCCTTTGGTCAAGGCCTCCATCCAGCCGCGGCGCAGATTTCAGGGGGCCAGTAGATGAAGGGGCACGGGCATGTCGGTGATGTTCTGTCAAGCTCTGCTCAAGCTCAGCAGCCAGAAGGTTGTCATTGTGTGAGCCCCCAGTTTGCTGTCCgaaagaactcactgagagcacaGCAAGGAACACGCAGATGCATATACCACTGTACAttgctggaggaaaaaggaatgaCAGGCTGCTAGAATGACCAGACTTATTACAACATGTGTTATCCTCACCCCCAGCTTTCTTTGGAGGTGCTGGTTtctgagaaaactttttttaattgcaggtAACTGTGGGATCTGTCTTAAGTTGGACAACATGCACATGAGTAGTTTAATATCCATTGGTAAGAGGAAGATACCACAGTGAATTGGTTTTATCCCTTCCAGTGTATGTGTTATGTCTCCCTGACTCACTCAGTTattacttgcttttcttttttcgAAGCTGCATTTCGGTAAAACACAAGGGAGCTATACctagcttttcaaaaaaaatctcaggattCAAACATTCTTGTACTTTCCCGTTGTACTAAAatatgctattaaaaatactCAATTTTGACAAGTTCTGCAAAGAGCCTAAACTCTTCAACCCTTCATTGGTTTGAACTTTAGTGTTCAAGAGGTTTTGTCTTGTTGtacaaggaaagaagaaacaaaatcttgttacagtgaaaaaaaaaaacacaaaacaacccACAAATCTAACACCACCCCAATCATTTGATCTAACAGCTGAGGTGGAAAAAGCTGTGTAAGAAATAACATGCAATAtaaccatatttttttcatataaaacagAGAATTAGAGTGTAAGACAATTCTGTTGCTTCCTTAAAGAAACAGATATTAGACAGGACTGTGCCACTTTACTAGATCATTTGATCACACAAgctgaaattgtatttttgaaaCACACAAGTTAGTCTGCTAAGAGGAGAAACAAGGTACCTAGTACTTAGCACTACGAGGGTAATTTCCATTTATAAATATCCATGAAAACATCTATATGGgagtttttgatttttgaacAGCATATCAAGTATACTCTTCATTTTAGTGGAGGGGAAAATGAAGTTTGTTTGCCCACCACATACCGGCATGAAAACAGTCACAACCCATGAGATACCCCTGTTCAGCATCCCCAGGCATCGAACAAAAAGCACCCCTCCAGCGAGGAGCAATTATAGGTCCTGTACCCAGGCAGGGTTTGGTACTTACACACCACAGCTGCTCTACACCCTTTTCCACGGGGATCTCGTTTTACCCCGACTCCTGCGTGTGTTCACAGACCCGTTCAGGGCtcggacccccccagccccaccctgCCCCCGATTTCCTAGGGATGGGgggatgggtgggtgggtgggtgggtaggtgtctgtctgtctgtctgtctgtctgtctgtctgtccgtctgtccgtctgtccgtctgtctctctctctgtctctctctctctctgtgtgtctgtgtgtcagCCGTCCCTTACCTGTCGGACCCTAGAGGACGGAGCGAGGCAGAGCACCGAGCACCCAGGCAGGGACAAGAAGAGGTTGAGGGACGCCTCGGCGGCGGCCCCTTAAATAGGGGCGGCGGTGTTTGCACAGCACTGACGCAGggctccctgcccgccccctgcccgccgccctcGCCCTCCCGGGGCTGCTAGCTCACGCCGGCTACCGAGTCGCCGAGAGCTGCTCCCCCGCCCAGACACCACGGGGATGGgcttcccccccaccctgaagCAGCAGCCGCCCCGAGCAGGgagctcccctccctccccatatccccccttgccccccagtgccccggccccggggggggctcccgaTGCTCGTCCCGCGGCGGCCGGCAGGGGGCGACGGGGCCCCGCGAGGGGCGCCCTCCTCAACACCCCTCTTGGGGCCAACCAGCCCGGCCCTCAGTCACTTGAcgggagagagaaaatacaaataataacaataacagtaacaataacaataaaaactgAGGGAAGGCGGCACAGCCCGCAGAATTACCGGCCTGGAAACGGGGTCTCCTGGTGGCATGCTGGGGATGAGGTTGGCGTCGGAGGTGGTGGGGATGGTGTTGGGATTGTGGAAGCGCTCCCGCCATGCCCCAGACTGTCACCAGGGCGTTTGTCCCCAGAACGGTGTTCTGGCCGCTTTTCGTCTCCCACATAGGTGAGCACCGATGCCGGGTGAAGTTGCTGTCCCAAGCTGGTTAAGAAAGAGCAAACCCGCAACCTGCTTTGAGAACAGGAAAGTAAGTGGAAGCACGTTGCTGGAGGAAAGAACAACGCTGAAACTGTTCCAGCAATACCCGTCCGAGTGCCAGTTTAATGTCTCTGTCTCTccctggggaaaaacaacaacaacaacaaccaccacaAAACAGTAGTGTTTCTGATAACTCAATTTCACTACTTTGTCTTAGAGGAAAAGATGCTCGCTGCTGTTAGACAATTAAATAGTCATCAGTGAATTGAACTGTAGGTGCCTGGGAAAAGTATCACAATCTTTCTGGGAAGGTACAGTGCAATAACAATTCACAATTCTGGGAGAGTCACATCAAGCCCTTGTGAAACTCACTAGATAATGAGTTCCCAAGGGGGCAGTCCAGAGCTTAATAGAAGGGAAAGACAGAGAGCTTACTAATATGTGCATATGCATAATTCATAGCACAAAGGGATAAATATAAAAGCAGCCATTTAAGCTGACATATTTGTCTGATTGAACAAATACACACTATAGGAATTCATTTACGTTGAGCTGATTTTGAATATCAGTTCAATTACAAGACTGCACAAATGGAGTGAGAATTAATGTGTGTCTATGCGTGCGTGCATGTGTATGCACATATGGCAGCCAATTCACTGTATTTGTTTCCATGTGTATACAGAAGaggaacacacacaaaatcaagtagaaaatgcagaaaggtCTGCTGGACAGTTACATACATATATCACTGTGATCTTTGATATATTACAAGACCATATCCTAACTTTTCCACTGTACCTCTGAACTGGTCGAATCACTCTGGTTGCAGTGACAGGGTCAGGAGCTCAAGACTGTCAGCACAACACGTAGTTTTGTGCATTGTTCTACCTACGTGATCAATTACACTGACTGCTaaagccttttccttttccctatCTAGACCTCatagtgaatttaaaaaaaactagtGAGGCTACAGCATGATGTCAGGTTATTAAAgtcagcagcactgctctgtCTATAACTGTGGCTGCAGATTTTTGAACACTGAATTTTCCTCACTGAATTCCTCACTCCTAGTATGTATAATTCTTGGAGATCACTTTCCGATTTACTGGCATTTTCTTTAGTGAACGTTTGAAGTTATGTTCAACTTCCAGTCCTTGGTAAATATATGTTAATTATTGGCATTTTAGTATTGTTTTGGGCAGAGAtgagagaaatgaaagcctgttCAGCTTGAATAATTTGATAGCAGGATTCTGAGGCAAGTTTCCTGTGGTAACTTAGGCTGTGTATTACAGTCTGATGTGACACAAAGAGTTAAGAATTGGGGTTTGATTAGCAATGACCTGTTAGGCTTCAAGACCAAAGTGTTCACGTAACTACTGGGCATGTACCTGGTATGTGCAGGGTGCTAACTGCAGAAGGGCCTGGTGCCACCACCACAGGTGGGGCAAGAAAAATGCTAACCCAGTGCCTGAGTTCAACCTTTGTTCCAATAGGAAGGAAAGTACTTAAACTGCAGCAGACCTTGAGTAATACTGCAAGACTCCAAGTATAGatgcaaaacaaatttaaacCTAAAATGAACCCTGCAATGCAGTAAATGCTAATATAAATGCATCCCCGAGGTAGCAGCTGTGAGGATAATACCGTTTAAAGGCTAtaagctttttaaatttattattattattattattttggcaaTTATCTGTTAAAagttttgattttctcttttttttttttctttcttttttttcccccatcacaATCAAGATATCTCTGTCCTCAACTGTTTTCTCTAGTTTTCTGCCAAACATTTTCTCCTGTGTAGCAGAGATGGCAAAAGGGATTGTATGGCTGAGCATATATTTTGTGCTGGTCCAGCACAAAGCTCTGAGTTGGGCTTGAAGCAAGAAGACAGCATGGATGGATGGAGACAGGAGGGATACACACATTGTTTATGTCTGCTCTGCAACCGAAATGGCCGGTGCCATTAGTAGTGTGCAGCAGGGCACGGTGAGCATTGGCATCTGAATCTTTCTCTGCTGTGAGATGGAGCAGAGCTTGTCTGTGAGTGTCGGAGTGAGCAGAAGCTTGGAAGttctctgctctttcctacAGCAGTAAACATGCACGGGCTGTGCAATACTTCATTTCTGTCAATGTCCATGTGACTTTTGTCTctataatacatatttttcttggcAATATCACACATAGTTTGCAACAGCACAGTTGTCATGTGGACAGCATAGCAAGTTAGGATGCCTATGTTTGatgccttttctttttactccCAAATGAAATGTGGCTATTATTCACTTTGCATCATTCCATGGCTTTGGATTCCAAGACATTTAGGCTGCATATTAAATGAGGAGCAGTATATGCTGCCAAGTATAAGTACATTGGGAATTTAGACCTGGAAGGATAGAGCCAGGTGGCTGTCTTTTGGGGCTGGAGGGCCTCATGTCCAGGAGGGTAACAGGAAATACATTCTTTTGTTCCTAAGCATTATGGCCTTTTCTGATTATCACTATGCAGtggttttttaattattattttcattatttattttcctttggacCCTGATACTGAAGGGTAATCTTTACTGTGTTGGGgcaaattcatttctttttgatgtGCAACTGATGGAGTGGCAGTCTGAAGGATTCCTAAGAAGTAGGAAGAATTTGTAGAGGATAGCAGGGAACAGAACAATATCGTTTTCCAGAACTAATGGAAAAATTAGTGAGTATATTGTTTTGACCAATTGCATGCCATGTAGATATATAGACAGTCTTGAATGTATTTTGAGATAGTATGTTTTTCTGCTACTATTTTTGTATATGTAGATTCAGCCATTACCTTTttggtctttcattttttctagtCTTTGAATTTTAATCCAACAATTTCTATCAAATGACCTcaggctttctcttttctctgaatttGCATCCCACTTGACAAGAAGATAAACTTTGCTTGGAGTCAACACAGAAACTGAGGGAGAAATTTTGGTTTTGGCAAAGTGAACAGAATGTTGTCTTGAATTATAAGGAACCTGGGACCTCAGCCTGAAGAGCGCTGACTTTCTTTCACAGAACCATGCCTCAAACTAATAAATTAGTCTGAAATATATCAGACTAATACATTAGACTAATATCAGACTAACACCCCTTAAGAAGGGTCCAGTAGAAGCAGAttagcagagctggggctgaggaCCCAACACACACCTTAACCGTGTTTCAGGTGTTTTAGTTAGGGCTAGCATACTTAGGTTCCAGGGACTGAAAATTCATTAGTAGTTGAAATGCACCAGGTATGCTGCTGGGTGGCAGCTTTCACTTTGGTTTCATCTGAAAGGAATCAGACACTCAGTCTGCTGTGCAATGGAAACCAAAGAGCAATGAGTGGGAATGATCAGGGAGTCTTTTTCAAAAGTGTACTCCTGACATGAACTAAGTGCAGTAATGTCAATTCACCTGTTGTCTTGGGATTACACATTACCTGCATTTGtgttaagaaggaaaataagaggaaaatcCTATTTCCCAGGAGTAGAGTTGTATTGTTTAGAAAGTGAGATTTCAACCTGTATCCCATGAAATTCAGACACTTGTATGGAAGCTCCCTACAGATCAACTGGAAAACAGGTTTGTTTGGCATTTCCAAATTTGGTTCCCTGTGGTTTCGAGAATATATGGTGAAGTGAAACAGAGGAAATTCCACAGTTACTTTCTAGGAGACAACCCAATCCCAAATCactagccttttttttttcttttttttttttttttctttctgaaagatcAAATTGAACTTATGTGGAAATTGGCTCTCTCTATACTGTAAATCCAATGACAGGATGGAGGCTTTTGTGCAAGTAGAAGactagaaaaggaaatcaaagtactcaaaaaaaaaaaaaagatatgtaaAGTGTTTGTTCCTAACAAATTCTCTGATTGCAGCAATACTTTGAGAGGTATGGTAGAGTTTGAAAGGTAGGAAGTTGAATGCTAACATTGACAAGCACAAAgtgaaaatacagtaattagACTCATTCATGAAGAACAAGAAGTCTGTTTAATGCCTATTTTGTGTAATAGTTTGGTGTTTAGTTCtcatcttcccttttctttatcATCTATGACATACCTTTGTTATTTTGCCATGTACATTTCAGgtaaaaatggtgaaaaaaataataaataatatgttGCATATcatcacagaaggaagaaaataacagcCTGTGCCAGCTGTGCCTAAAGCATGTGAATTTATTCACAGCAGTGTGCTTCTAATTCCTGCTCCTGTGAAGTACTTAAGTCCCTGAAAAGACAGAGGTTATATTATGCAAATGTGGTTTGTTAGTCAGAGAGGGATGACACACCTTTAAATATCTTCCTAAATGTTCTGCTGTGACACTCATGAAAAGTTCAACTTCTTCTTCgaatttgttcttttgttcttttgaaatCTTAGGGCTCTGATATCCCtgattttgttgcattttaatgtctaaacttcaaaatttcatttagCTTCCCTCACGTATTGATACCTTAGATATGTATAATGCACCTCCTTGCCCTTCAGTGGAGAGGTTTTGAGCAGACCTTGTGTTGTCTGTCATTCAGACCTGAAGTACCTGCTTTATCGTTTACTCTGAGAAAGCAGCTGTGATAGCCCTCTTGTCTATGAAACCAGAACATGTATTCACAAGTATTGGAATCTGCTATATGTTGATGGGatcatttatcattttaaataattgtaCTTTATTccataataaatatttctttttatgtagGAGAAACTAGTCAAACACACTTCAAAGCATATGTTAATTAACTTATTATAAGAGTAGCCTagtatagaaaagaaataaactgtacctttcaaattactttgtattttttggATGTGCTCTCCATCTTGCCACCTGGATCCAgaggaaaacatctttttctctgtgtgatAATAACAGCGACTGCGGGAGatactgtttttctctcctgtgaaAGGGGAATGTCTGACTAATCAACATTTGTAAAACAATTCCCATGAAGAGAATTCTATAAATGACAGGTACGATGTATTATCTTCTTGTCTTCCAAATATCTGCATGTTTTCATCTGTGCTAAAACCAGCATCAGAATTTAGAAGTACCAAACTGATTTTGACACCAGACAGACTGGACAGCCAATAGGTTTTTTTCAGTGTCCTTCAGAAGAAATAGGGGCTATCTGTTTGAGGCGTAAGTGGATAGGACAGCTGGAGtctgttatttcatttctactgttaaattcacagaatcacagaatcatctaggttggaagagacctccaggatcacctagtccaacctctgacctaacaccaACAAGTCCTCCTCTAAATCATATCACTAAGcgctacatctaaacgtcttttaaagacctccagggatggtgactcaaccacttccctgggcaaaccattccaatgcctaacaaccctttggataaagaagttcttcctaatatccaacctaaacctcccctggcgcaactttagcccattccccctcatcctgtcaccaggcacgtgggagaatagaccaacccccacctcgctacagcctcctttaaggtacttacagagtgcgataaggtcacccttgagcctcctcttctccaggctgaacaaccccagctcctcaacctctcctcataagacttgttctccagacccctcaccagcttcgtagcccttctctggactcgcttgagAACCTCagtgtccttcctgtagtgaggggcccaaaactgaacacagtactcgaggtgcggcctcaccagagccgagtacagggggacaatcactcccctagccctgctggctacactgtttcttatacaagccaggatgctgttggccttcttggccacctgaagacactgctggctcatattcagccgactatcaaccagtactcccaggtccttctctgccaggcagctttctaatcactcatctcccagcctgtagcactgcttggggttgttgtgccccaggtgcaggacccggcacttggccttgttgaacttcatacagttggcctcagcccattggtccagcctatccagatcctcctgcagagccttcctacccttgagcagattgacacacgtacctaacttggtgtcatctgcaaacttactgagggcgcactcgatcccctcatccagatcgtcgataaagatattaaagagaactggccctagtaccgagccctgggggactccactagtgactggcctccagctggatttaactccattaacCACGACTCTTTGGacccggccatccagccagttcttaaCCCAACAAActgtacaccagtccaagccatgagcacCCAGTTCCTTGAGATAATGCTGTGGTtaacggtgtcaaaagccttacggaagtcaaggtagatcacatccacagcctttccctcatccactaagtacgtcactttgtcatagaaggagatcaggttcgtcacgcaggacctgcctttcataaacccatgctgactgggcctgatcgcctggttgtcctgcaagtgccgcgtgatgacactcaagataatctgctccatgagcttccctagcaccgaggtcaaactaacaggcctatagtttcccgggtctaccctccggcccttcttgtagatgggcgtcccatttgctagctgccagttgactgggacctcccctgatagccaggactgctgataaatgatagaaagtggcttggccagtTCTTCCGCCAGTtttctcagtaccctcgggtggatcccatccagccccatcgacttgtgtacatctaagtgctgtagcaggtcgccaaccatttcctcatggattgtgagggccacattctgctccccatccccttccaccagctcagggtactgggtacCTAGACAACAACTGGTCTTGACATGAAATTATACAAAATTATACACAATTATAATTCTGTAAATTataattttgtaaaaatgaaagaaattgaaTTAACCTGGGTGTAAAATATGAATTGTGGTTCTGACAATATGCATTTGAATGGAAGTGCCAGAAATGTCCACAGAAGTCATGGAAGCTACATAGCTGTTTTGAGTAGCTTGAgtggggtgaaaaaaaaaaacacgatgGTCTTTAATCAGCAAATCTGACTGCATTACAGTGAGCCCACTGAAGGAACTTGTTTTAAGAGTGTTATAAAGAAGGTACCTGGTGGTCCTGGGGATTGCTCAGTGGATGGAgtcaaaattccctggtgttGACAAGGCTGCTCCTTTACTGATTGCTCTCCTACACGTACCAGAGGATGGTTATCTTCCATATGGCAAAAATCAGGACAGAAATAACATTAACCAGGTGCATCCATAGTCTAACACTTAACTTCTTGTGGCCTGATATTTCCATTCTCAGCAATAGCTATGCTATGACCATGGCAACTGAATTACAGACTCCGGGAAGTCAAATTAATTCAACCTGCTCAGCTTGTTaaacagctgaggaaaaagaaatagttaaCTCAGAACTCTATTTTAAATGTGTCTCAGCCATCCCTTTGTGGGTGAGATTTCCCttacaaaagcagaaggaagattTCTAAAGTAAGAGAGTTTACTGAATAGTTAGGTATATATGCATTTTGAAAGCACTGGGAACTAAGAACACACATAATAGAAACGAATTATAACCCAGACAGTATAGCTAAATCTAAGAGGAATAATTATCCAGAAGCAAACGATCTTGCTATatgctgctttctttactttttagACACAGCTGTCTGTGTCTAAACTAggattttctaaataaaaaaaaatattatagtaTTCAGAGTAGAGTCTGGAGTTACTTTAAATCCACTGTTCTGCACAGTGCTATGTGTCATGAAAGACAGGTTTATGAGGTATTTAAATAAGTATGTTTTCAGATTGACTTCCTAAGATTAACAAGACTAATTAGTGTAATTTTCCCATATGGTAACAATGTCTTAGACTCACTGTTTGATAGTACATGCTATAGTATATGCTATATAATGATTTACTGATGTTGTATGTTATTTAGCATGTTCTTAGGGCGAATAAGTAAGCTCTATCAGAAGACTTCTCAGGGTAAGAGCTAACCCAAGTTCCCGAGTGTACTCACCTATTACCATTTACTTGTGGGAACAGGAATAAAAACTGTTCAAATGGGATGGCTCTGAGGTCTCTGGCTcaaaatttctcttttgaaaaagaagagcaagatTACTGATGACTTCACTGATGTAACATGGGGGGT is from Anser cygnoides isolate HZ-2024a breed goose chromosome 2, Taihu_goose_T2T_genome, whole genome shotgun sequence and encodes:
- the CCK gene encoding cholecystokinin translates to MYSGICICVFLAVLSVSSFGQQTGGSHNDNLLAAELEQSLTEHHRHARAPSSTGPLKSAPRLDGGLDQRASIGALLAKYLQQARKGPTGRFSVTGNRVQSIDPTHRINDRDYMGWMDFGRRSAEEYEYSS